The following is a genomic window from Cytophagia bacterium CHB2.
TCGTGCAGTTCTTGCGCTGAAGAATTTTGATCATTGGTTGTTGCGCCGTCTAAAACGAGTTGCTTGTTGAGATGAAAAACTTGGGGGAAGAGTTTGTCGATCGCTGCCAAATCAAGCTGCAAGTAAAGGTCGCGCGAAAGATGCTGCAATTCGAGCGTGACCATGGCGCCGGCGAGTTCGTCGCTGACGCGCGCCGCGATTTCCGGCATGATCTCGTCGAGCGTTTTGTTTTTGCAATCAATCGGCGCGAGTCGCAACATTGGCCGCGCTGAAATTTGATGATACGCCCATTGCCGCGCCGGCAAATCGCCGAGAATGTAACCGGAGGAATAACCGGCTTCATTGAAACTGGTGCGCTCGGTCGAGCCGGAATAAAATGTATGATCGTTTATAGCGATATAGCGGTGGTAATGCCCAAGGGCAATATAATCGAAGATCAAGTTCAAGCGCGCTTCCGGATCTTCGAGAAACTGCTCATTGAACTCGCCCATGCGAGTATCGAGCTTGCCGGCGGCGCGCCAGGAACCGTGCGTCAATAAAAGGTTCCAGCGCGCCGACTCATCCCATTGCACGCTCGCATAGGCTTTCTCCAACTCCTCGCTGAGCGAACAATGCGGAATGCAATGCACCGCGCAATAATCTTCACCGTTCGCCGCCGGAATGATGATTTTTTCATAAACACCTTTATATGCCGCATGCACATTCGGCAGCACGCTGAGCGCTTCAAAAATATTGCCGGTGGCGCGAATGCGCGGGGTGGAGTGATTGCCGGCAACTACGACAAATGGAATATTTGCTTCGCTGAGCTGCTTGAGTCCAGCGAGCGCGACGGCAATGGCGCGATTGTTGGGCCGGGGCGATTGAAACAAATCGCCGGCATGCAGCACGAAATCCGGCCTGTGTGTGAGAATCGCGTCAATGACACGCCACCAAGCGTCATAAAAATCCTGCTCACGGCGATTGACGCCGGTTTGGGGATCGACCTTGGATAAATCGGAAAAGCCCAGATGGGTATCGGCAAAATGGAGAAAGCGCATGCCCGCATAGTTTCGTGGTTAACGGCCCAACAAATCTTTCGGTGGGCTAACTTGACAGGTCAGATTCACTGCAGAGACGCAGCGTTCGCTGAGAATTCACGCAATCTTACTCTGCGAACGCCGCGCCTCTGTGGTGGTTTGGGAATGTGTTCGTCAAATTAACCCTCGCAAAGCTGGCTGCAATCTACTTGTTTCAACTCAGACTTTCAAGTTTTTCCCTGTTTATGCTCGCAAAAATATGCTACATTGCCATCGCTTCCCGGCACGATGAATCAGGCGTGGAATATCATGAACGAACAACAAACCGAGGCCGTGCGCGAACGCGCGGGCAAGGGCATGCGCGCGACCTTCATCGGCGTGCTCGTGAATGCGGGTCTCGCATTCATCAAAGTCATCGCAGGGGTTTTGGGAAATTCGTATGCGCTTATCGCTGACGGCGTCGAATCCACGCTGGATATCTTCAGCACCACCGTGGTGTGGGGCGGATTGAAAATCGCCGCAAAGCCGCCAGATGCCAATCATCCCTTCGGACACGGCAAGGCCGAACCGCTGGCGGCGCTGGTGGTTGCATTGGCTTTATTGGGAGCAGCGCTCGGCCTCATAATTCAAAGCATTCGCGAGATTCTCACGCCGCATCACACACCCGCCCCCTTCACCCTGCTGGTGCTGATCATCGTGGTCATCACAAAAGAATTGCTTTTTCGTTCAATTTTCAAGGTTGGTGAAAACATCAAAAGTACGGCTGTGCGCGGCGACGCCTGGCATCATCGCTCGGATGCCCTTACCTCCGTTGCCGCATTTGTGGGGATAGCAATTGCGTTGCTGGGCGGCGAAGGATATGAAAGCGCCGATGATTGGGCCGCCTTGTTTGCATGTGTGATTATCGGATTCAATGGCGTGCGCCTGTTGCGCGGAGCTGTCAGCGAAGTGATGGACACCGCGCCTCCGGCAACGTTGGAGCAGAGCATTCGCGTGCTTGCCCAAAACGTCGAGGGTGTGCGCAATACGGAGAAATGCCGGGTGCGTAAAAGCGGGCTGATGTTTTTTGTCGATATTCATGTCATCGTGGATGGCGAGGCTTCAGTGCGGCGCGGCCACGAAATTGCGCATGAGGTCAAGGATCGTTTGCTGAAAGCAAATCTCGATATTTTCGATGTACTCGTGCATATTGAGCCGGATGCCGGGCGCCTCGTTCTGCCTCAAAAAAAGCTGTGACTGGCTCCCCTGAAAAGTAGTAAAATTTTTGTTGGCAGAGAGGCAACCTTTTTGGCCTTTGCGTCATCCTAAAATCTGCGCTGGTTTTCTAGGTGATATCCCCTGCCCGAAATTATGTGCAACCTTTGCCTTTTGCTGGCCGTATGTTGAGCGTTTTCAGGCAGAATATTCTGCTGCGATTTTATAAGCTGCCATACCTGAAGGGAGATTGCATGAAGAAAAAGAAAAAAATCATTATCGCGACTGTTGGAGTAGCAGCGCTGGCCGCCGCGGCCTTTTTATTTTGGGTTACGGCAAAAAACGGCGAAAAAGATGTGTTGCCGAAAGTAAAAGTGACGAAGAACAATATTGTTGACAAAGCCCTTGCGGTCGGCACGATCGAGCCGGAGTATGAAATTTCAGTCAAATCCAAAGTCACCGGTGTGGTCCGAAAAATCTTTGCAGATGTCGGCGTCTATGTGAAAGTCGGCGACCCCTTGCTGGAAGTCAAGCCCGATCCCACACCGCTGGAGCTTGCGGAAGCCAAGCGCAACGTGGAATTGGCGCAGGTGGAATTGGACAACGTCAACAAGGAGAATATTCGCCAGGAATCGTTGCTCAAAAGCGCGCTCATTTCCACACGGGAATACGACGATTTTCAGCGCAAACTCCAGGAAGCCGAATTGCGTGTGAAGATTGCCAAAGAGAAACTCGCGCTCATTCAAAGCGGCAAGGTGAAAATCGGCGGCACACAAATTGAAACCATCATCGCTTCACCCATCGAAGGCTACGTGCTGAGCAAAACGGTAGAAGTGGGCGATCCCGTGACGCCGCTGACCACCTTTCAAGAGGGCACGGTGTTGATGCGCATCGCCGACATGAAGCAATTGATCTTCAAAGGCACGGTCGACGAAATTGACGTGGGGCGCTTGCGTGAAGGCATGGAAGCAGAGATCAAAATTGGCGCGCTGCCGCAGGACAAGGTGATGGGCCGGCTGCGCTTGATCTCCCTCAAAGCCGAAAAGAAGGATAATGCCACGGTTTTCCCGATTGAGATTTTTATCGAACCCACGAACGGCACAACCTTGCGCGCGGGCTACTCCGCCAATGCCAATATCATCATTCAAAAGAAAGACAGCGTGTTGACCATCCCCGAGCGGGTCGTGACGTTTCGCAACGACTCTGCCTTCGTCAAAGTGCCGTTGGATGATAAAAAGGAAGAAGAACGTCTGATTCAGACCGGTTTGAGTGACGCCATCAACATCGAAGTGCTGGCGGGATTGAATCTCAACGATGAGGTTTTTGAGAAACCGGTGAAGAAAATTCAATGAGGCTTATGATTTGATCGGCGACGGCCTGGCCGTGGCCTTTTTTCCTGAAAAAAGCTGCGGCTTGGCCGCAGTTGAATATGTAAACGTGCTGGGCTCATGACTCAACTCACGACATTCATTTCCGAATTCCTGCAAGATCTGCGCGGCCAAAAACTGCGCACATTTCTGACGATTTTCGGCATCGTCTGGGGCACAGTGGCGATTATCGTGCTGCTCGCCTTTGGCATGGGCTTCAAAAAACAGCTTGCCATCAACATGCACGGCATTGGCGAAAGCATTGCCATCATGTTTCCCGGAAGAACGACAAAAGCCTTTGAAGGTTTTGGCTCCGGGCGCTCGATGTTTTTTCTCGAAGAAGATGTTAAACTGCTGGCGGCGCAGGTCAAAGGCATTCGCGCCATCAGCCCGGAATACAGCGGCCGTTCGGCGCCGGTGCGCGTGGGTGAGAACATTCTCAATTCTCTCATCACCGGCGTTTATCCGATTTATGCCGACATGCGCAACATCATTGCCGCGCCGGGCGGGCGTTTTTTCAATGATCTGGATTTGCAGCATCGCCGCCGCGTGACGGTGATCGGCGACAAAGTGAAGGAGCTGCTCTTCGGCGAGCAGGACGCCATCGGCAAGCTGATTTTTATCGGGCAGACGCCTTTTACCGTAATCGGCGTCATGCAAAAGAAAACGCAGAACTCTTCCTATAATTCCCGCGATCAAGATCGCGTGTTCATTCCCGCCTCGACGTTTGCCTCGGTTTTCGGCACAATTTATCTCAACAACATTATTTATCAACATCGCGATCCCACCAACGCAGAAGC
Proteins encoded in this region:
- a CDS encoding exonuclease SbcCD subunit D; this encodes MRFLHFADTHLGFSDLSKVDPQTGVNRREQDFYDAWWRVIDAILTHRPDFVLHAGDLFQSPRPNNRAIAVALAGLKQLSEANIPFVVVAGNHSTPRIRATGNIFEALSVLPNVHAAYKGVYEKIIIPAANGEDYCAVHCIPHCSLSEELEKAYASVQWDESARWNLLLTHGSWRAAGKLDTRMGEFNEQFLEDPEARLNLIFDYIALGHYHRYIAINDHTFYSGSTERTSFNEAGYSSGYILGDLPARQWAYHQISARPMLRLAPIDCKNKTLDEIMPEIAARVSDELAGAMVTLELQHLSRDLYLQLDLAAIDKLFPQVFHLNKQLVLDGATTNDQNSSAQELHELGSLREEFSRYLAANTEGALPRAELESLGQKYLAEAETTEAEA
- a CDS encoding cation transporter; this encodes MNEQQTEAVRERAGKGMRATFIGVLVNAGLAFIKVIAGVLGNSYALIADGVESTLDIFSTTVVWGGLKIAAKPPDANHPFGHGKAEPLAALVVALALLGAALGLIIQSIREILTPHHTPAPFTLLVLIIVVITKELLFRSIFKVGENIKSTAVRGDAWHHRSDALTSVAAFVGIAIALLGGEGYESADDWAALFACVIIGFNGVRLLRGAVSEVMDTAPPATLEQSIRVLAQNVEGVRNTEKCRVRKSGLMFFVDIHVIVDGEASVRRGHEIAHEVKDRLLKANLDIFDVLVHIEPDAGRLVLPQKKL
- a CDS encoding efflux RND transporter periplasmic adaptor subunit → MLSVFRQNILLRFYKLPYLKGDCMKKKKKIIIATVGVAALAAAAFLFWVTAKNGEKDVLPKVKVTKNNIVDKALAVGTIEPEYEISVKSKVTGVVRKIFADVGVYVKVGDPLLEVKPDPTPLELAEAKRNVELAQVELDNVNKENIRQESLLKSALISTREYDDFQRKLQEAELRVKIAKEKLALIQSGKVKIGGTQIETIIASPIEGYVLSKTVEVGDPVTPLTTFQEGTVLMRIADMKQLIFKGTVDEIDVGRLREGMEAEIKIGALPQDKVMGRLRLISLKAEKKDNATVFPIEIFIEPTNGTTLRAGYSANANIIIQKKDSVLTIPERVVTFRNDSAFVKVPLDDKKEEERLIQTGLSDAINIEVLAGLNLNDEVFEKPVKKIQ
- a CDS encoding ABC transporter permease; amino-acid sequence: MTQLTTFISEFLQDLRGQKLRTFLTIFGIVWGTVAIIVLLAFGMGFKKQLAINMHGIGESIAIMFPGRTTKAFEGFGSGRSMFFLEEDVKLLAAQVKGIRAISPEYSGRSAPVRVGENILNSLITGVYPIYADMRNIIAAPGGRFFNDLDLQHRRRVTVIGDKVKELLFGEQDAIGKLIFIGQTPFTVIGVMQKKTQNSSYNSRDQDRVFIPASTFASVFGTIYLNNIIYQHRDPTNAEAVNEGVRETLGKKYKFDPTDKNAVWIWDTSEADKFMFYFFLAFNIFLGLIGSMTLAVGGIGVANIMYVVVQERVKEIGIKRSVGA